Proteins encoded by one window of Moorella humiferrea:
- a CDS encoding IS4 family transposase, with translation MQGKDTTLSTFHQLFAPVSNDYFWQLTAGMGVDKYAKKLNSLQLIKLIAFAQLEQLNGLRDISNSFNDPQFSRAINLESISFSQIARRLRDLSPQFIRLLFSHLTTRIGREIGFENLRNTAGRIYLIDSTIISLCFTQYLWAEFRRTKSGIKLHLRLKFCEEEVLPDKAIVTPARKADKTQMDTLVVEEEEALNVFDRGYVDYKKFDRYCEEGVRFASRLKGNALVEIIAELPVNPDSKVKKEQLVYLGKDGVTKMKHPLRLITTEDTQGQPVIIVTNDFELPAEELSEIYRKRWQIELFFKWMKQHLQVKHFYGKSEQAVENQLFIALITYCLMVMLQLKAGYQGPLLTIKRLIRTCLYEPFTFFVQSLHRKPKRRSYGRHKIDYEGIYQDLVKQVLAGEADYLNDVTYDPLVL, from the coding sequence ATGCAAGGTAAGGATACCACATTATCCACATTTCATCAACTGTTTGCTCCGGTTTCTAACGACTATTTTTGGCAGTTAACCGCCGGTATGGGGGTCGATAAGTACGCTAAGAAGCTAAATTCCCTTCAACTCATTAAACTAATAGCCTTCGCTCAGCTGGAACAACTTAATGGCTTGCGGGATATCAGCAATAGCTTCAATGACCCGCAATTTAGCCGGGCTATCAATTTAGAGAGTATCAGTTTCTCCCAGATAGCGCGCCGTTTAAGGGATTTATCGCCGCAATTCATCCGGCTATTATTCAGCCATCTCACCACCCGGATAGGCCGGGAAATCGGCTTTGAAAACTTAAGAAATACCGCAGGACGTATTTACCTCATCGATTCCACTATCATTAGTCTCTGTTTTACCCAGTACCTCTGGGCCGAGTTTCGCAGGACTAAAAGCGGGATAAAACTCCACCTGCGCTTAAAGTTCTGTGAAGAAGAGGTTCTACCTGATAAAGCAATTGTCACCCCGGCCCGGAAGGCAGATAAAACCCAGATGGATACCCTCGTAGTAGAGGAAGAAGAAGCCTTAAACGTCTTTGACCGCGGCTATGTCGATTACAAGAAGTTTGACAGATACTGTGAAGAAGGCGTCCGCTTTGCCAGCCGCTTAAAGGGTAATGCTCTGGTAGAAATAATCGCCGAGTTGCCGGTAAACCCTGACAGCAAGGTTAAAAAGGAACAGCTTGTTTACCTTGGCAAAGATGGAGTTACCAAAATGAAGCACCCTTTACGGCTGATAACAACCGAAGATACCCAAGGGCAACCGGTAATTATAGTCACCAATGATTTCGAGTTACCGGCGGAAGAATTAAGCGAGATTTATCGTAAGCGCTGGCAGATAGAACTCTTCTTCAAATGGATGAAACAACACCTGCAGGTGAAACATTTTTATGGTAAAAGCGAACAGGCTGTAGAAAACCAGCTCTTCATAGCGCTAATAACCTACTGCCTGATGGTTATGCTGCAATTAAAGGCCGGCTATCAAGGACCATTGCTCACTATTAAACGTTTAATACGCACCTGTCTATATGAGCCCTTTACCTTCTTCGTCCAAAGCCTGCACCGTAAACCCAAACGAAGGTCTTATGGGCGGCACAAGATAGACTATGAAGGCATCTATCAGGATTTAGTAAAGCAAGTTTTAGCTGGCGAAGCTGATTATTTAAACGACGTAACTTATGACCCCTTAGTTCTTTAA
- the minC gene encoding septum site-determining protein MinC: MAQDCITFKGTRGGLLILLDASRDFNELRTNLAAKFAAARGFFRGATFALVPTSPLGSRETAELEAICREHGLVPGNNITLPECYRPFKKPAHTAKSGTLREVDAYQDTAELSTLLEEGNLRNGRELVYDGHVVLVGNVHEGATIKAKGNILVMGTLRGSAYAGVSGNRKAVIVAYRLVPEQLGIAGIIARSPEQNVRRAYPEIARLDGNCIIVEPYLRRNTPDH; encoded by the coding sequence ATGGCCCAGGACTGTATAACCTTTAAAGGAACTCGCGGCGGGCTGCTGATTTTGCTTGATGCCAGCCGGGATTTCAACGAACTCCGCACCAACCTCGCCGCCAAATTCGCTGCAGCCCGGGGATTTTTCCGCGGCGCAACCTTCGCCCTGGTACCGACCTCTCCTTTAGGCAGCCGGGAAACGGCAGAGCTGGAGGCCATTTGCCGGGAACACGGTCTGGTGCCGGGGAATAACATAACCCTACCGGAATGCTACCGTCCTTTTAAAAAGCCGGCGCATACCGCTAAAAGCGGAACCCTTCGGGAAGTAGACGCTTACCAGGACACCGCCGAGCTGTCCACCCTGCTGGAAGAAGGCAATCTCCGCAACGGCCGGGAGCTGGTCTATGACGGCCACGTAGTGCTGGTGGGCAACGTCCATGAGGGGGCCACCATTAAAGCAAAAGGCAATATCCTTGTCATGGGCACCCTCCGCGGCAGCGCCTATGCCGGCGTTTCCGGTAACAGGAAGGCGGTCATCGTGGCCTACCGTCTGGTTCCCGAACAGCTGGGCATCGCCGGGATAATCGCCCGTTCCCCGGAACAAAATGTAAGGCGGGCCTATCCGGAGATAGCCCGCCTGGACGGCAACTGCATCATTGTCGAGCCTTATTTACGTCGCAACACCCCGGACCATTGA
- a CDS encoding DUF169 domain-containing protein — translation MALDKTMMVKRLTEVLRLDTGIVGVKLYKDRGDLPRRPYNWKVNICQLVAAARYQGRAGSGTPDLMVCAIGAACTGLIKTPERFTSGKAPLGRYVADVEAGRRFMANTYKLGDEGKVFDGIFVAPVEGFKDEPDVVVIYANPAQIMRLVHCCLHETGEPVKADTVAEAALCSSIAFALKEQKPIIGFPCAGDRTFGGTQKDELVFAAPYGLLETIVENMESLLMGHGQLYPVAPFTNYTPTMVPAYTMQPEDLEEK, via the coding sequence ATGGCCTTGGACAAAACAATGATGGTCAAGAGATTGACGGAAGTGCTGCGCCTGGACACGGGCATTGTCGGCGTAAAGCTTTATAAAGATAGGGGAGATTTGCCCCGGCGGCCGTACAACTGGAAGGTAAACATCTGCCAGCTTGTGGCCGCCGCTCGCTACCAGGGACGGGCCGGCTCCGGAACGCCGGACCTCATGGTCTGCGCTATCGGTGCGGCCTGCACCGGCTTGATTAAAACGCCGGAACGCTTTACCAGCGGCAAGGCGCCCCTGGGTCGCTACGTGGCTGATGTTGAGGCCGGCCGGCGCTTTATGGCCAATACCTACAAGCTGGGAGATGAGGGGAAGGTATTTGACGGGATTTTTGTAGCCCCGGTGGAAGGATTTAAAGATGAACCCGATGTAGTAGTTATATATGCCAACCCGGCACAAATCATGCGATTGGTACACTGCTGCCTCCATGAAACGGGGGAACCGGTCAAAGCCGATACAGTGGCCGAAGCGGCCCTGTGTTCATCCATCGCCTTCGCCCTTAAAGAACAAAAACCGATCATCGGCTTTCCCTGCGCCGGCGACCGTACCTTCGGGGGGACGCAGAAGGACGAGCTGGTTTTCGCGGCGCCTTACGGTCTGCTGGAAACAATAGTGGAGAATATGGAAAGCCTGCTTATGGGACACGGCCAGCTGTACCCCGTCGCTCCCTTTACCAATTACACCCCCACCATGGTACCGGCCTATACCATGCAACCGGAAGATCTGGAAGAAAAATAA